The Actinomadura sp. WMMB 499 genome includes a window with the following:
- a CDS encoding ABC transporter permease: MVTSSPALSSLLSRRLDLRALLLEGRAFLALLTIVVVFSVLSPNYLTVDNVLQMSQHVAVFAILSVGMLAVILNGGIDLSVGSTLGLSGVVAGYLMQGVHIPALDLTLYPSVPAVVIITLVTGALIGVVNGVLVARFNVAPFVATLGMLYALRGIALLITDGLTYSNLQGREDLGNTGFSWLGFNSLFGVPVGVWVMIVVAGAGWFLLSRTAFGRWLYASGGNERAAELSGIPIRTVKIRAYVISAVCASIAGMITASELTSASPNAGNMFELTAIAAVVIGGAALTGGRGTIRGTMLGAFVIGFLSDGLVIVGVSEYWQTVFTGAVIILAVLLNAVQYRPRRKQQDASGASEHGPSESGPTPTKERNTDVSAS, from the coding sequence ATGGTGACGAGTTCACCAGCGCTGTCGAGCCTGCTCTCGCGCAGACTCGACCTGCGCGCCCTGCTGCTGGAAGGCCGGGCGTTCCTCGCCCTTCTGACGATCGTCGTCGTTTTCTCCGTGCTGTCGCCGAACTACCTGACCGTCGACAACGTCCTGCAGATGTCGCAGCACGTGGCGGTGTTCGCGATCCTGTCGGTCGGGATGCTCGCGGTCATCCTCAACGGCGGCATCGACCTGTCGGTCGGTTCGACGCTCGGACTGTCCGGCGTCGTGGCCGGATACCTGATGCAGGGCGTCCACATACCGGCGCTCGACCTGACGCTGTACCCGTCCGTGCCCGCCGTCGTGATCATCACACTGGTGACCGGCGCCCTGATCGGCGTGGTCAACGGCGTGCTGGTCGCCCGCTTCAACGTGGCGCCGTTCGTCGCCACGCTCGGCATGCTCTACGCGCTGCGGGGCATCGCGCTGCTGATCACCGACGGGCTCACCTACTCGAACCTGCAGGGCCGCGAGGACCTGGGCAACACCGGCTTCTCCTGGCTGGGCTTCAACTCGCTGTTCGGCGTGCCGGTCGGCGTCTGGGTGATGATCGTCGTCGCCGGAGCCGGCTGGTTCCTGCTCAGCCGTACCGCGTTCGGCCGCTGGCTGTACGCCTCGGGCGGCAACGAGCGGGCCGCCGAGCTGTCGGGCATCCCGATCCGGACCGTCAAGATCCGGGCGTACGTGATCTCCGCGGTGTGCGCGTCGATCGCCGGGATGATCACCGCGTCCGAGCTGACCTCCGCCAGCCCCAACGCGGGGAACATGTTCGAGCTCACCGCCATCGCCGCCGTCGTCATCGGCGGTGCGGCGCTGACCGGCGGTCGCGGCACCATCCGCGGCACGATGCTCGGCGCGTTCGTCATCGGCTTCCTGTCCGACGGCCTGGTGATCGTCGGCGTCTCCGAGTACTGGCAGACCGTCTTCACCGGAGCGGTCATCATCCTCGCCGTCCTGCTCAACGCCGTCCAGTACCGGCCGCGCCGCAAGCAGCAGGACGCCTCCGGGGCGTCCGAGCACGGGCCCTCCGAATCCGGTCCCACCCCCACCAAGGAAAGGAACACCGATGTCTCTGCTTCGTAA
- a CDS encoding sugar ABC transporter ATP-binding protein: MDAVLAARDVVKTYGATRALKGVNFDVARGRVTTLFGENGAGKSTLMKILSGVEAPTSGRLLLDGEPVRFGSTVQARDRGVSIIHQELSLAPNLSVRDNIFLGRELRTATGAVDFAEEARRARELMASLEQDIDPLTPVADLRLGQQQLVEIARALSVDARILIMDEPTSALSATEVEVLFRVINDLTAKGVSIVYISHHLEEALQVTDHAVVLRDGEITAVEDAERIDLEWIVGHMVGRGFDLGSPPPEPGDAPPALAVEHVTIPDPDNPDRSVVDDLSLEVRAGEIVCLYGLMGAGRTELLEAAAGRVPVASGRIVLDGRDLDALPIGARIDQGLAFVPEDRQRDGLVQTMTVGGNLGLASVRSFVRGLLLSRARERELVEAGIRDVRVKTEGGSAPIGSLSGGNQQKVVIGKMLATDPRVILLDEPSRGIDVGAKAEVFNLLAERAARGLAVVYSTSEVGECLSIAHRIVVLRRGRIAAEFGPDAAKEQIMAASGEAVLS, translated from the coding sequence ATGGACGCCGTGCTGGCGGCCCGCGACGTCGTCAAGACCTACGGCGCGACCCGGGCCCTGAAAGGGGTGAACTTCGACGTCGCGCGCGGCCGGGTGACCACGCTGTTCGGGGAGAACGGCGCGGGCAAGTCCACGCTGATGAAGATCCTGTCGGGGGTCGAGGCGCCGACGTCGGGCCGGCTGCTGCTGGACGGGGAGCCGGTCCGGTTCGGCTCGACGGTGCAGGCGCGCGACCGCGGCGTCTCGATCATCCACCAGGAACTGAGCCTCGCCCCGAACCTCAGCGTCCGCGACAACATCTTCCTGGGCCGCGAGCTGCGCACCGCCACCGGCGCCGTCGACTTCGCCGAGGAGGCCCGCCGGGCGCGGGAGCTGATGGCGTCGCTGGAACAGGACATCGATCCGCTCACCCCGGTCGCCGACCTGCGGCTCGGGCAGCAGCAGCTCGTGGAGATCGCGCGGGCGCTGTCGGTGGACGCCCGGATCCTGATCATGGACGAGCCGACGTCCGCGCTCAGCGCGACCGAGGTGGAGGTCCTGTTCCGGGTCATCAACGACCTGACCGCCAAGGGCGTGTCCATCGTCTACATCTCCCACCACCTCGAGGAGGCGCTGCAGGTCACCGACCACGCGGTGGTCCTGCGCGACGGCGAGATCACGGCGGTCGAGGACGCCGAGCGGATCGACCTGGAATGGATCGTCGGGCACATGGTCGGCCGCGGCTTCGACCTCGGCAGCCCGCCGCCGGAGCCGGGGGACGCGCCGCCCGCGCTGGCTGTCGAGCACGTCACCATCCCCGATCCGGACAACCCGGACCGGTCGGTCGTGGACGACCTGTCGCTGGAGGTCCGCGCCGGGGAGATCGTCTGCCTCTACGGACTGATGGGCGCCGGACGGACCGAGCTGCTGGAAGCCGCGGCCGGGCGCGTACCGGTCGCGAGCGGGCGGATCGTGCTGGACGGCCGGGACCTGGACGCGCTGCCGATCGGCGCGCGCATCGACCAGGGGCTGGCGTTCGTCCCCGAGGACCGGCAGCGGGACGGCCTGGTGCAGACCATGACCGTCGGCGGCAACCTCGGGCTGGCCAGCGTCCGGTCGTTCGTCCGCGGCCTGCTGCTGTCCCGCGCCCGCGAGCGGGAACTGGTCGAGGCAGGCATCCGGGACGTCCGGGTGAAGACCGAGGGCGGCTCCGCGCCGATCGGCTCGCTGAGCGGCGGCAACCAGCAGAAGGTCGTCATCGGCAAGATGCTGGCCACCGACCCCCGCGTGATCCTGCTGGACGAGCCGAGCCGCGGCATCGACGTCGGCGCGAAGGCCGAGGTGTTCAACCTGCTGGCCGAGCGGGCCGCGCGCGGCCTCGCCGTCGTCTACTCCACCTCCGAGGTGGGCGAGTGCCTCAGCATCGCGCACCGGATCGTCGTCCTGCGACGCGGCCGGATCGCCGCCGAGTTCGGCCCGGACGCCGCGAAGGAACAGATCATGGCGGCCTCCGGCGAAGCCGTGCTGTCGTAG
- a CDS encoding DUF2291 domain-containing protein, which translates to MSGTSTPAAGPRRVRWTRLRIVVAALAVAALAVVVLDTKVVRAGSDTAAAAADAFDPKSFAQEQFPKVKSLIEQKAVDAATLATALEEGKDAATAQYAETSTGQPVFSVRFTGEVGEIEDGMAPVDVADLPEDLTVRVRTGPVINGTDVRDATGTVTFSQFTNQIEYQNAGAALNDVVRSQVLAKASATELTGEQVTVVGAFTLINPDGWLVTPVSLAVS; encoded by the coding sequence ATGAGCGGTACGAGCACGCCGGCGGCGGGACCCCGGCGCGTCCGCTGGACCCGCTTGCGGATCGTCGTGGCGGCGCTGGCGGTCGCGGCCCTCGCGGTGGTCGTCCTGGACACCAAGGTGGTGCGGGCCGGTTCGGACACCGCCGCCGCGGCGGCGGACGCCTTCGACCCGAAGAGCTTCGCGCAGGAACAGTTCCCCAAGGTCAAGAGCCTGATCGAGCAGAAGGCCGTCGACGCCGCCACGCTGGCGACCGCGCTGGAGGAGGGCAAGGACGCCGCGACCGCGCAGTACGCCGAGACCTCCACCGGCCAGCCGGTGTTCTCGGTGCGCTTCACCGGCGAGGTCGGCGAGATAGAGGACGGCATGGCGCCGGTCGACGTCGCCGACCTGCCGGAGGACCTGACCGTCCGCGTCCGGACCGGTCCCGTGATCAACGGTACGGACGTCCGCGACGCCACCGGCACCGTCACGTTCTCCCAGTTCACCAACCAGATCGAGTACCAGAACGCCGGCGCCGCGCTGAACGACGTGGTCCGCTCGCAGGTGCTGGCCAAGGCGAGCGCGACGGAGCTGACCGGCGAGCAGGTGACCGTCGTGGGCGCCTTCACGCTGATCAACCCCGACGGCTGGCTGGTCACCCCCGTGTCGCTGGCGGTGTCGTGA
- a CDS encoding alcohol dehydrogenase catalytic domain-containing protein, with protein sequence MRAVVFRDRDVLALEDRPDPVPAPGEVVVEVAAVGICGTDTHVFDGEFEGTVFPIVPGHEATGTVVAVGGEVSGIAEGDHVAINPSTTCGQCEFCRDGRTNLCRSWNGLGVVASDGAAQQRVAVPAGNAYVLRPETDLHQAALIEPLACAIRAYDLLPRRLGQHYLIYGSGTMGLIMAQLAPRAGAASVTIVDVNADRLVTAGQVGVEHRLTGADEADRPSWDVVIDCTGNVGAIEDGLPRVKPGGTFQHFGVAPTDATAGYSPFRVYRDEISIVGTMAVLNSFGAAVEMFEAGALEPEPMISHSFTLDDYARALEMFRGGQGRKLQIRPNDTESRVLAV encoded by the coding sequence ATGAGAGCTGTCGTGTTCAGGGACCGAGACGTCCTGGCGCTGGAGGACCGGCCCGATCCCGTGCCGGCACCGGGCGAGGTCGTGGTCGAGGTGGCCGCCGTCGGTATCTGCGGGACCGACACCCATGTGTTCGACGGCGAGTTCGAAGGCACGGTGTTCCCGATCGTCCCGGGCCACGAGGCCACCGGGACGGTCGTCGCCGTCGGGGGCGAGGTGTCCGGGATCGCCGAGGGCGACCACGTCGCGATCAACCCCAGCACCACCTGCGGGCAGTGCGAGTTCTGCCGGGACGGTCGGACGAACCTGTGCCGGTCCTGGAACGGGCTCGGCGTCGTCGCCTCCGACGGCGCCGCCCAGCAGCGGGTCGCCGTCCCGGCCGGCAACGCGTACGTGCTGCGTCCGGAGACCGATCTCCACCAGGCGGCCCTGATCGAACCCCTCGCCTGCGCGATCCGCGCGTACGACCTGCTGCCGCGCCGGCTCGGCCAGCACTACCTGATCTACGGTTCCGGAACGATGGGCCTGATCATGGCGCAGCTCGCCCCGCGCGCCGGCGCCGCCTCGGTGACGATCGTGGACGTCAACGCCGACCGGCTGGTCACCGCCGGGCAGGTCGGCGTCGAGCACCGGCTGACCGGCGCCGACGAGGCCGACCGGCCCTCGTGGGACGTCGTGATCGACTGCACCGGCAACGTCGGCGCCATCGAGGACGGGCTCCCCCGGGTCAAGCCCGGCGGAACGTTCCAGCACTTCGGGGTGGCGCCCACCGACGCCACCGCGGGCTACTCCCCGTTCCGGGTCTACCGCGACGAGATCTCGATCGTCGGGACGATGGCCGTGCTGAACTCCTTCGGCGCCGCCGTCGAGATGTTCGAGGCGGGCGCGCTCGAGCCGGAGCCGATGATCAGCCACTCGTTCACGCTGGACGACTACGCCCGGGCCCTGGAGATGTTCCGCGGTGGGCAGGGGCGCAAGCTGCAGATCCGGCCCAACGACACCGAGTCGCGGGTTCTCGCGGTATGA
- a CDS encoding epoxide hydrolase family protein, whose product MNENTALAPFRIHIPQADIDDLRDRLARTRRPIPVPGRDDRTDFSRGIPPVYLRELAEYWRDGFDWRAQEEKLNEYEQFTTVVNGQTFHVVHARSTNPKATPLILNHGWPGSFVEYQRLVPLLTGEFHVVIPSPPGFGFSTPLSGTGWELARTTEAYAEIMTRLGHERFAAHGTDIGSGTAGRLALLYPERVIGTHIGSDPRWLGLVGDKFPYPDGLSDDEIAQIEAVRTEDAAERGYLAMQNHRPDTIGAALTDSPVGQLAWIAEKFKTRTGGAYRTPDESVDRDQLLTNISLYWFTRSGASSAQFYYESEHSGIDLVMTSAVPSGWAVFDAHPLIRRVMDPDKAIGHWSEYTEGGHFPAMEEPELLADDIRTFFRGIS is encoded by the coding sequence ATGAACGAGAACACCGCGCTCGCACCGTTCCGCATCCACATCCCGCAGGCCGACATCGACGACCTGCGTGACCGGCTGGCACGCACGCGCCGGCCGATCCCCGTGCCGGGCCGAGACGATCGCACCGACTTCAGCCGCGGCATCCCGCCGGTGTACCTGAGGGAGCTCGCCGAGTACTGGCGCGACGGGTTCGACTGGCGTGCGCAGGAGGAGAAGCTCAACGAGTACGAACAGTTCACGACGGTCGTCAACGGCCAGACGTTCCACGTCGTCCACGCGCGATCGACGAACCCGAAGGCCACCCCGCTGATCCTGAACCACGGCTGGCCGGGCTCGTTCGTCGAGTACCAGCGACTCGTCCCGCTGCTGACCGGCGAGTTCCACGTGGTCATCCCGTCGCCGCCCGGCTTCGGGTTCTCCACCCCGCTGTCAGGGACCGGCTGGGAGCTGGCGCGGACGACGGAGGCCTACGCCGAGATCATGACGCGTCTCGGCCACGAGAGGTTCGCTGCCCACGGCACCGACATCGGCTCGGGCACCGCCGGCCGCCTCGCGCTGCTCTACCCGGAGCGCGTCATCGGCACGCACATCGGCAGCGACCCCCGGTGGCTCGGGTTGGTCGGCGACAAGTTCCCTTACCCCGACGGCCTGTCCGATGACGAGATCGCCCAGATCGAGGCAGTGCGCACCGAGGACGCGGCCGAGCGCGGGTATCTCGCGATGCAGAACCACCGCCCCGACACGATCGGCGCGGCACTCACCGACTCGCCGGTCGGTCAGCTCGCATGGATCGCCGAGAAGTTCAAGACCAGGACCGGTGGCGCCTACCGGACGCCGGACGAGTCGGTCGACCGCGACCAGCTCCTCACGAACATCAGCCTGTACTGGTTCACCCGCAGCGGCGCCTCGAGCGCGCAGTTCTACTACGAGTCCGAGCACTCCGGAATCGACCTGGTCATGACCTCCGCCGTGCCCTCCGGGTGGGCCGTGTTCGACGCCCACCCGCTCATCCGCCGCGTGATGGACCCGGACAAGGCGATCGGCCACTGGAGCGAGTACACCGAGGGCGGTCACTTCCCCGCAATGGAGGAGCCGGAACTGCTCGCGGACGACATCCGCACCTTCTTCCGCGGAATTTCCTGA
- a CDS encoding YafY family protein, translating into MLETSARLLELLSLLQLKRDWTSAELAGRLDVSTRTVRADIGKLRSLGYPVDARPGVAGGYRLAAGTAMPPLLLDDDEAVAVAVGLGAVATQRLGVEETSLTALAKLEQVLPSRLRRRVEAVREATSVVPEAKPLDLAVLGAVAAAIRGHERLRFGYTKPGGGEGARHTEPQRLVRWGPLWYLLAWDLDRDDWRVFRVDRMRPHAPTGARFQPRVIPEDHAVEYVVGRVSKAAWKYRARVLVHAPAAKLAAKMPIPVDIEVVDESTCHVELGADDPDRLALWMTQLDVDIEVIDGEELAAAFGRLATRFRRAAGGASTT; encoded by the coding sequence ATGTTGGAGACCTCGGCCCGCCTGCTCGAACTGCTGTCATTGCTCCAGCTCAAGCGCGACTGGACGAGCGCCGAGCTCGCCGGCCGGCTCGATGTGAGCACGCGGACCGTGCGCGCCGACATCGGCAAGCTGCGGTCGCTCGGCTATCCCGTGGACGCGCGCCCCGGCGTCGCGGGCGGGTACCGGCTGGCCGCCGGGACGGCGATGCCCCCGCTGCTGCTCGACGACGACGAGGCCGTCGCCGTCGCGGTCGGGCTGGGCGCGGTCGCGACCCAACGGCTCGGCGTCGAAGAGACGTCGCTCACCGCGCTGGCGAAGCTGGAGCAGGTGCTGCCCTCGCGCCTGCGCCGGCGCGTCGAGGCGGTACGTGAGGCGACGAGCGTCGTTCCGGAGGCCAAACCGCTCGACCTCGCGGTCCTCGGTGCGGTCGCCGCCGCGATCCGCGGCCACGAACGGCTCCGGTTCGGATACACGAAGCCGGGCGGCGGCGAAGGGGCCCGCCACACCGAACCTCAACGGTTGGTGAGATGGGGACCGCTCTGGTACCTGCTCGCGTGGGATCTCGACCGTGACGACTGGCGGGTCTTCCGCGTCGACCGCATGCGCCCGCACGCACCGACGGGTGCGCGGTTCCAGCCGCGCGTGATCCCGGAGGACCATGCCGTCGAGTACGTCGTCGGACGCGTCAGCAAGGCGGCCTGGAAGTACCGCGCCCGGGTACTCGTGCATGCTCCCGCCGCCAAGCTCGCCGCGAAGATGCCCATCCCGGTCGATATCGAGGTGGTCGACGAGTCCACGTGCCATGTCGAACTGGGGGCCGACGACCCGGACCGGCTCGCGCTGTGGATGACACAGCTCGACGTCGACATCGAGGTGATCGACGGAGAGGAGCTCGCGGCGGCGTTCGGTCGCCTCGCGACGAGGTTCCGCCGCGCGGCGGGCGGCGCATCCACGACGTGA
- a CDS encoding TIGR02677 family protein: MGVFVENKRRFVMHLRPEDVAEALRRDSGAPLAQETVDKALASLTEWGNLRADPDTSRVTTVEDFYRARHLYQLSREGEAAERALEVYEEEVGRRGELQAVALEDIRVRLRALRDLPVNPDPAVAHSLLLELTSRLDSLAANARAFMSGLQRTIDLQDVDEEAFLVYKDRLIAYLERFVSELVVKHHDIAATLRALQPERVAELLALAARREAADTAPDGRADRPAEAALSTAAGEKLELWENRWSGLWSWFVGGRGHPCQADLLRTRARKAIPDLLATISVLQERRAGRSDRSADFRTLARWFAQAPTERDAHRLWRAAFGLSTARHLSAEPGAEPADVPAATSWLDAPLVEVSARLRASGHYAKRGAPKKVLDRAAERELLAREVAAEREQTEAARGRLATGRPARLGELGVLDRQEFALFLRLLGDALAAGPPDPDGLIRTRTSDGALMVTLEPVDGLAEIMTEDGVLRGPDHEITIVDLTVPDQVAAP; this comes from the coding sequence ATGGGCGTCTTCGTGGAGAACAAACGCCGGTTCGTGATGCATCTGCGGCCGGAGGACGTGGCCGAGGCGTTGCGTCGCGACTCCGGTGCACCGCTCGCGCAGGAGACGGTCGATAAGGCGCTGGCCAGCCTCACCGAGTGGGGGAACCTGCGCGCCGACCCCGATACCAGCCGGGTCACCACGGTGGAGGACTTCTACCGCGCTCGCCACCTCTACCAGCTCAGCCGTGAGGGAGAGGCGGCCGAGCGGGCCCTGGAGGTGTACGAGGAGGAGGTCGGACGTCGCGGAGAGCTCCAGGCGGTCGCCCTGGAGGACATTCGAGTGCGGCTGCGCGCCTTGCGTGATCTCCCGGTAAATCCCGACCCCGCCGTCGCGCACAGCCTGCTGCTGGAGCTGACGAGCAGGCTGGACAGCCTCGCGGCCAACGCACGTGCGTTCATGAGCGGGTTGCAGCGCACCATCGACCTTCAGGACGTCGACGAGGAGGCGTTCCTGGTCTACAAGGACCGGCTCATCGCCTACCTTGAAAGGTTCGTGTCCGAGTTGGTCGTCAAGCATCACGACATCGCCGCCACGCTGCGGGCGTTGCAGCCGGAGCGGGTCGCGGAACTGCTGGCGTTGGCCGCTCGGCGGGAGGCTGCGGACACTGCACCGGACGGACGGGCCGACCGGCCGGCCGAGGCCGCGCTGAGCACGGCGGCCGGGGAGAAGCTGGAACTCTGGGAGAACCGCTGGTCGGGCCTGTGGTCGTGGTTCGTGGGTGGGCGCGGACACCCGTGCCAGGCCGATCTGCTGCGCACTCGCGCACGCAAGGCGATCCCGGACCTGCTCGCCACGATCAGCGTGCTGCAGGAACGTCGGGCCGGACGGAGCGACCGTTCGGCAGACTTCCGGACCCTGGCCCGCTGGTTCGCGCAGGCGCCGACGGAGCGGGACGCGCACCGGCTGTGGCGGGCGGCGTTCGGGCTGTCCACCGCACGGCACCTCAGCGCCGAGCCGGGGGCTGAGCCTGCCGACGTGCCCGCTGCCACGAGCTGGTTGGACGCCCCGCTCGTCGAGGTGTCGGCCCGGCTGCGGGCATCCGGCCACTACGCCAAGCGGGGTGCGCCGAAGAAGGTCCTTGACCGTGCCGCCGAGCGCGAGTTGCTGGCCCGGGAGGTGGCGGCCGAGCGCGAGCAGACCGAGGCGGCGCGCGGCCGCCTGGCGACCGGCCGACCCGCTCGGCTCGGGGAACTGGGCGTCCTGGACCGGCAGGAGTTCGCGCTGTTCCTGCGGCTGCTGGGGGACGCGCTCGCGGCGGGCCCGCCGGACCCGGACGGGCTGATCCGCACCCGTACCTCCGACGGCGCGCTGATGGTGACGCTGGAGCCGGTGGACGGCCTGGCCGAGATCATGACCGAGGACGGCGTGCTGCGCGGTCCGGACCATGAGATCACCATCGTCGACCTGACGGTCCCGGACCAGGTGGCGGCCCCGTGA
- a CDS encoding TIGR02678 family protein, giving the protein MTGTLTDALDVQRDEERRRAVRALLRGPLLTPRDAAYAIVRRHAGYLTQWFAREAGWSLHVDAGAARLRKVPGDLGDGSRAARVRDGGARAREPFSRRRYVLACLALAALERAEAQVTLGWLVDRVVAFAADEEIVRAGITFTMQDRDERGDLVAVAQLLLSLGALVKVAGDEQAFVNRTGDALYDVDRRVLAVLLATRRGPSLVGDGGHDARLTAITEDLVPDTEDGRNRVMRHTLTRRLLDDPLVYYADLTAEQRAYLDVQRGPLLKRLTEATGLLAEVRAEGIALLDPTREATDFGMPEEGTEGHATLLLAEHLSACLRDGKATVTVEAAERRMRGLIAEHRAHWRKNVRDPGAEQALTAHALDRLAALGLVRLSGAEIAPLPALARFGYLEPTIIGKKDKT; this is encoded by the coding sequence GTGACCGGCACGCTGACGGACGCGCTGGACGTCCAGCGGGACGAGGAGCGGCGCCGCGCAGTCCGGGCGCTGCTGCGCGGCCCGCTGCTGACCCCGCGGGACGCCGCGTACGCGATCGTCCGCAGGCACGCGGGATACCTGACACAGTGGTTCGCGCGCGAGGCGGGCTGGTCGCTGCACGTCGATGCCGGCGCGGCCCGGCTCCGCAAGGTCCCCGGGGACCTCGGCGACGGGAGCCGCGCCGCCCGGGTGAGGGACGGCGGCGCGCGTGCCCGGGAGCCGTTCAGCCGCCGCCGGTACGTGCTGGCGTGCCTGGCGCTGGCGGCGCTGGAACGTGCGGAGGCCCAGGTCACGCTGGGCTGGTTGGTGGACCGGGTGGTGGCGTTCGCCGCCGACGAGGAGATCGTCCGGGCTGGGATCACGTTCACGATGCAGGACCGCGACGAGCGCGGCGACCTCGTTGCGGTGGCGCAGCTGCTGCTGTCGCTCGGGGCGCTGGTGAAGGTCGCGGGCGACGAGCAGGCGTTCGTCAACCGGACCGGCGACGCGCTGTACGATGTGGACCGCCGCGTGCTCGCGGTGCTCCTCGCGACGCGGCGCGGCCCGTCCCTGGTAGGGGACGGCGGCCACGATGCACGGCTGACCGCGATCACCGAGGATCTGGTGCCCGACACCGAGGACGGCCGCAACCGGGTGATGCGGCATACGCTCACCAGGCGCCTGCTGGACGACCCGTTGGTGTACTACGCGGACCTGACCGCCGAGCAGCGCGCCTATCTCGACGTGCAGCGCGGCCCGCTGCTGAAGCGGCTGACGGAGGCGACCGGACTGCTGGCCGAGGTCCGGGCCGAGGGAATCGCGCTGCTCGACCCGACCCGGGAGGCGACCGACTTCGGGATGCCGGAGGAGGGCACCGAGGGCCATGCGACCCTGCTGCTCGCCGAGCACCTGTCGGCGTGCCTGCGGGACGGGAAGGCGACGGTCACCGTCGAGGCGGCGGAACGGCGCATGCGCGGACTCATCGCCGAGCACAGGGCGCATTGGCGCAAGAACGTCCGCGATCCGGGGGCCGAACAGGCCCTGACCGCGCACGCGCTCGACCGGCTGGCGGCGCTCGGGCTGGTGCGGCTGTCCGGCGCGGAGATCGCGCCGCTGCCGGCGCTCGCCCGCTTCGGATACCTCGAGCCCACCATCATCGGGAAGAAGGACAAGACATG